GCGTAGTACTCCGCAGAGAACGGGTCGAAAACCAACTGAGACGTGGTCACCGCATCATCCTTCGTACACTTCTCGGTCCGTCACCGGCGGCTACAGCGTGACAGTTTAGGGGAAATCTGTAAAGTCAGCTCCCGGCCAGCAGCTGCTGGATCCGTTCGTCGCGGGGCAGCAACCGGGCCGTCTTGCAGCGGTTCGTCGATACCGAGTTCGGCCAGCCCCGCCTTGGTCAGCAGCGCGGTGCCGTAGGAGGCGAGCACGAGTTTCTGGTCGTCGCTGTGGCCGTCCTCGATCAGCATCGCCCCAATCAGGCAGATGACCGCCATCTTGTAAGCATTGAAAGCGCGGTACCACGAACGATTTTCCAGCGTGATACCGCTGAGCCTCTGGTAGTGCGCCAGCAACTCGTCGATGGGCAGTGCGGCCGGGTGGCTGGTTATCCCGACCGGCTGCGCCCACAGCATCTCCAGCCAGCCGATGTCAGTGCGCGGGTCGCCGACCGTAGTCATCTCCCAGTCGAACACTGCACTCACCTCGCCGCCGGTGAACGCGAAGTTGCCGGGTTTGGCGTCGCCGTGCACCAGGCAGACCCGAGGGCAGGGTTCCGGCCGACGTTCCCGCAGCACCGCCAGCAGCCGCTGCAGCGCGGGCAGCTCCCCGCGCTGGACGCGATGCATTTCGCCGGCCCAGCGATCGAGCTCGCGGTCCAGGTGGTTGCG
The nucleotide sequence above comes from Mycobacterium kiyosense. Encoded proteins:
- a CDS encoding aminoglycoside phosphotransferase, whose protein sequence is MTSGTDVTERLTGWLRTRLPDARQVRVEGLDRVDFGHSAEMMLLTIAADDTRIAAVLRLRPKPPALLEPYDLARQFDILRALEGTDVRAPRALWLEDSGEVLGRPFLVMEHLGGDVYEMETPAGDDATVVRMCQSLAEQLAAIHAVDLDQTGLVTLDDGRNHLDRELDRWAGEMHRVQRGELPALQRLLAVLRERRPEPCPRVCLVHGDAKPGNFAFTGGEVSAVFDWEMTTVGDPRTDIGWLEMLWAQPVGITSHPAALPIDELLAHYQRLSGITLENRSWYRAFNAYKMAVICLIGAMLIEDGHSDDQKLVLASYGTALLTKAGLAELGIDEPLQDGPVAAPRRTDPAAAGRELTLQISPKLSRCSRR